Sequence from the Sphingomonas koreensis genome:
ATCAACCAGCGCGCTTGGTTTAGAGAAAACAGACGAACCCGAACATCGTCGTCGCTTTAGAACGCGGCATGCCAAGCATCGCCCCAACCGTAAGTATCCGCAACCGCAGTATCCAGTTCGGCGTGTGCATTTTGCAGCCCTTGGGGGCGTTGTAGAGTTCTGTTAGGGCGCGCTTCTCCAGTTAACTAGTAGACGCCTTCGGGGTTGCTGGCCAGTAGCTTGGATGGCCGGGGTGAGGTGCATTTGCGACCTTGCCCAGCTGATTTGCCTACGATTTTGTAGAACCCTGACAAGTGGCAAACACCCAAGGGCAGGGACGATCGCGCAATCGCTCGCTCGGCCTTTCAACAATGCTGCATCCAAATACGGCAGAAACTGGCGGAAGGGGTGGGATTCGAACCCACGGTGAGCTTGCACCCACGGCGGTTTTCAAGACCGCTGCCTTAAACCACTCGGCCACCCTTCCGCGCTGGCATGCGCCTTTGGGCGTTCGCCGTGTTTTCTGCAAGAGGCCAGCGATTTCGTTGCGCTTGGGGGTTCATGCCCGCGAAACGCTGTGGCACAGATGCCGGATGCGGGATTTTCAGGGCCTTGTACGGCGTATCGGTGTGTTGGGGACGGTGATTGCGGCGTGTACGCTCGCAAACGCTCCGGCGGTGGCTCAGGACGAGGCGGGATTTCAGGCATATATCAACGGCCCGCTCCGCCAGCAGGCGCTGCGTGAGGGCGTCAGCGCCCGCACGCTCGATGCGGTGCTGCCGTCGCTCAGCTACAATGCGCGGGTGGTCGAGCTCGACCGCGACCAGCCCGGCGGGACCAATCCCAACGCCCCGATCCCGAACTTTGCGCCCTACAAGGCGCGCCATGTCGATGCCGCGCGGATCAACCGCGGCCGCGCCACCTATCGCCGCCTGCGCCCGCAACTCGCCCGGGTCGAGCGTGAGACGGGGGTTCCCGAATCGATCATGGTCGCGATCTTCGGGCATGAGACCAATTACGGCAGCTACACGGGCGATTTCGATCTTCCGCGCAGCCTCGCCACGTTGGCCTATGAAGGGCGCCGCCGCGCCCTGTTCTCGGGTGAATTCATCGCGACGATGAAGATGATCGACCGCGGCGTCCCGCGTGAGCGGTTGAAGGGCAGCTGGGCCGGCGCATTCGGCTATCCGCAGTTCCTGCCGTCGATCTATCTCCGCCTCGCGCGCGACGGCGATGGCGACGGCGTCGCCAACATCTGGTCGAACGAAGCGGACACGCTCGCCTCGATTGCCAATTACTTCGTCAATGCGGGCTGGCGTCCGGGGCAGCCCTGGGGCGTTGCGGTCAACGTGCCGTCGGGCTTCAACCGCACCCTGGTTGCCAACCGTACCCGTTCGCCGCGCTGCGGCCGCGTGTTCGATCGCCATTGGGGGTGGAAGACCATGGCCGAGTGGCGCGCGCTGGGCGTCGTCCCGCAATCGGGCAGCTGGCCCGCGGACAACATCCAGGCGACCCTGCTCGAACCCGACGGCCCGGGCCGTACCGCTTATCTGCTCACCGGCAATTACCGCGTGATCCTCGACTATAATTGCTCGAACTTCTATGCGCTGTCCGTGGGGTTGCTCGCCGATGAAGTCGCAAACTAGCTTCGTTCTATTCCTGCTCGTCGCCACCGGCGCGAGCGCGGCGCAGGAGCCTCCGCGCGCCGGAGCGGATTATGGCGCACCGCCGCCCAGTTCCGCGCCGCAGGGGTCGTCCCAGCTCCGCCCCGGCGAAGCGCGCTTCGACCGCGTCGGCCGGATCACGCTCGCGGAGGGGGAGGGAACGTTCGCGCTCAGCGGCGAACTCGCCGCCGGCAGCTTTGCCGAGGTCACCGCGCTCGACACCGGCCGGACCATATTGGTG
This genomic interval carries:
- a CDS encoding lytic murein transglycosylase — translated: MRDFQGLVRRIGVLGTVIAACTLANAPAVAQDEAGFQAYINGPLRQQALREGVSARTLDAVLPSLSYNARVVELDRDQPGGTNPNAPIPNFAPYKARHVDAARINRGRATYRRLRPQLARVERETGVPESIMVAIFGHETNYGSYTGDFDLPRSLATLAYEGRRRALFSGEFIATMKMIDRGVPRERLKGSWAGAFGYPQFLPSIYLRLARDGDGDGVANIWSNEADTLASIANYFVNAGWRPGQPWGVAVNVPSGFNRTLVANRTRSPRCGRVFDRHWGWKTMAEWRALGVVPQSGSWPADNIQATLLEPDGPGRTAYLLTGNYRVILDYNCSNFYALSVGLLADEVAN